In Desulfomonile tiedjei DSM 6799, a genomic segment contains:
- a CDS encoding IS1182 family transposase encodes MGKQIRADYEQILMFPPSVEDWVAKDHPARFIRDFVDSLDLSELGIEVPDSDTGRPPYAPDLLLKVWLFGYFNRIRSTRKLEKGCLENMGLIWLTGMNAPDHNSLWRFFKANKKSLRHLFRQSIRVALKADLIGLALHAVDGTKIQAVSSNDKARGREHLERFLESVSERLDRTIADAMTEIERAEREETGEYRLPQSMQDGLKRKQRIQEALKELDESDKKSVHPSEPEARFMKNRRTKDLSYNAQAVADQKSGLIVAADVVTDGADNGQLVPMLDKVKENLGAVAEENVADGGYFSSGQIGLAHEREYGILIGKSSGEIVSERGADEDLYHRSRFVFDQERDCFICPEGRLLPFHQRKINGKNHNEVRRYHCKDFLTCPNRWKCSKSKNGRLIDLSVYEAALERHRSKREKPENKERLKTRKKIIEPPFAWIKSALSFRRWTVAGIDNVKAQWDLICTTINLRKLYHHWVSGEVAFT; translated from the coding sequence ATGGGCAAACAGATCCGGGCCGATTACGAACAGATCTTGATGTTTCCGCCGTCAGTGGAAGACTGGGTGGCTAAGGATCACCCGGCGCGCTTTATCCGAGATTTCGTGGATTCCTTGGATCTGTCCGAGTTGGGAATCGAGGTTCCCGACAGCGATACAGGACGTCCTCCGTATGCGCCAGATCTTCTGTTGAAGGTGTGGCTTTTCGGATACTTCAATCGGATCAGGAGTACCCGTAAGCTTGAAAAGGGTTGCCTTGAGAATATGGGGCTGATTTGGCTGACGGGGATGAATGCTCCGGATCATAATTCCTTATGGCGATTCTTCAAGGCGAACAAGAAATCATTGAGGCATCTGTTCAGACAGTCGATTCGTGTTGCTCTGAAGGCCGATCTGATCGGTCTAGCTCTTCATGCCGTGGACGGGACCAAGATCCAAGCCGTCTCATCCAACGACAAGGCTCGGGGTCGTGAGCACCTGGAGAGGTTTCTGGAAAGTGTTTCGGAGAGATTGGACCGCACGATTGCCGATGCGATGACTGAGATAGAGAGAGCCGAGCGGGAAGAGACCGGTGAGTATCGCCTTCCGCAGTCCATGCAAGACGGATTGAAACGGAAACAGCGGATACAAGAGGCTCTGAAGGAGTTGGATGAATCGGACAAGAAGTCAGTTCACCCTTCGGAACCGGAAGCTCGCTTTATGAAGAATCGCCGGACCAAAGACTTGTCGTACAACGCTCAGGCGGTTGCCGACCAAAAGAGCGGCCTTATCGTGGCCGCAGATGTGGTCACGGATGGGGCCGACAACGGGCAATTGGTCCCCATGCTCGACAAGGTGAAAGAGAATCTGGGCGCTGTGGCAGAGGAAAATGTGGCGGACGGGGGATATTTTTCCTCAGGGCAGATAGGTCTGGCCCATGAGCGAGAATACGGCATTCTTATCGGGAAATCGTCAGGGGAAATTGTTTCCGAGAGAGGTGCGGATGAGGATCTCTATCACCGATCCCGGTTCGTCTTTGATCAGGAGCGTGATTGCTTCATATGCCCTGAAGGGCGCTTGTTGCCTTTTCATCAGCGGAAAATTAACGGCAAGAACCACAATGAGGTTCGCAGGTATCACTGCAAGGATTTTCTAACGTGTCCCAATCGCTGGAAATGCTCCAAGAGCAAGAACGGACGCCTCATAGACCTCAGCGTTTACGAGGCGGCCCTAGAACGACACCGCAGCAAGAGGGAAAAACCAGAGAACAAAGAGCGCCTGAAGACTCGAAAGAAGATTATCGAGCCACCGTTTGCCTGGATCAAGAGCGCATTAAGCTTTCGGCGATGGACCGTGGCCGGAATCGACAACGTAAAGGCCCAGTGGGACCTTATTTGCACGACCATAAATCTCAGGAAGCTCTACCACCATTGGGTATCCGGCGAGGTGGCATTCACGTAA
- a CDS encoding arginyltransferase, whose protein sequence is MTQADSRIMHGQRGVSWTVSPFYGPVELDFLVTSEAHSCPYRPGMDAVEQVFAAEAFPPELYHDFMDIGFRRSGNYFYRPMCSSCLECRSIRVVLKEFRLSKSLRRILRKNLDVTVSIDAPRFSRNKYRLYQYYLHSRHAATGADSFTSVRKSLYASPVHTVEFEYRLGLRLIGAGLVDVCSRSLSSVYMFFDPDLANRSLGTFAAIQEILFALQLNIPFYYLGFFVADCKAMNYKARFKPHEYLDQTFVWRGSAEETW, encoded by the coding sequence GTGACTCAAGCAGATTCTCGCATTATGCACGGTCAGCGGGGCGTCTCCTGGACAGTTTCGCCGTTCTACGGGCCTGTTGAGTTGGACTTTCTCGTAACAAGCGAAGCTCATTCGTGCCCGTACAGGCCCGGTATGGATGCTGTCGAGCAGGTATTCGCAGCCGAAGCGTTTCCTCCTGAATTGTATCACGATTTCATGGACATCGGATTCAGGAGATCGGGCAATTATTTCTATCGTCCTATGTGCAGCTCTTGTTTGGAGTGTCGGTCGATCAGAGTAGTCCTGAAAGAGTTCCGTCTCAGTAAATCCTTGAGGAGGATTTTGCGCAAGAATCTTGACGTCACGGTCTCCATAGATGCTCCCAGGTTTTCCAGGAACAAGTATCGCTTGTACCAGTATTATCTTCACTCACGACACGCCGCGACTGGAGCCGATTCATTCACGTCTGTGCGCAAATCGCTCTATGCCTCTCCGGTACATACTGTCGAATTTGAATATCGTCTCGGACTTCGGCTCATCGGAGCAGGGTTGGTAGATGTCTGCTCCAGATCGCTTTCCAGCGTATACATGTTCTTCGACCCGGATCTTGCAAACAGGAGCCTCGGGACGTTTGCTGCTATTCAGGAGATTCTATTCGCACTTCAACTCAACATTCCTTTCTATTACTTGGGATTTTTTGTGGCTGACTGTAAAGCAATGAATTACAAGGCGCGCTTCAAACCACATGAGTACCTGGATCAAACCTTTGTCTGGAGAGGTTCAGCGGAGGAGACCTGGTGA
- a CDS encoding FAD-dependent oxidoreductase, with translation MRFVVIGGDAAGMSAASKAKRNNPDLEVIVLEQSEDVSYSACGMPYNIADPDREMNDLVVRTAAVFRGKQGIDLRTGHKVDRIDRQNKTVSGTDAHSNRFQIAYDKLLIATGSRPKMLPIPGIDLPGVKVLRSLEDGRRIKSYIDSHNVRSAVIIGGGYIGLEMVEALCERGMHVQLVEIRDSFLPWLPKAMDDLIRTELETHEVKVKLETSVTRIESHHDRLKIFYSDSETVVDLVVLAVGVVPNSELAADAGLVLGPGFSIAVDRYLRTSDPDIYAVGDCADAFHQVTGQRVWIPLALRANRGGWAVADNITGRASDIPDIVGTAVFKVLDLEVARTGLSFEEALNAGFDPVENIIQSSSRAHAHPGATTIHVHLVADKKTGRLLGASMIGKEGAAHRINALAVALHASMTVREFFGCDLAYAPPFSPVWDPMLTAANQLLKKL, from the coding sequence ATGAGATTCGTCGTCATAGGCGGTGATGCGGCAGGGATGAGTGCTGCATCCAAGGCTAAGCGTAATAATCCGGATTTGGAAGTCATCGTCCTGGAGCAAAGCGAGGATGTGTCTTATTCAGCCTGCGGAATGCCCTACAACATAGCGGATCCGGATCGTGAGATGAACGATCTCGTGGTACGGACTGCGGCGGTTTTCAGAGGAAAGCAAGGCATAGACCTCAGAACCGGGCACAAGGTCGATCGGATCGACCGACAAAACAAGACCGTTTCCGGTACCGATGCGCACAGCAACAGATTCCAGATTGCCTATGACAAGCTTCTCATTGCAACGGGTTCGCGCCCGAAAATGCTTCCGATCCCGGGCATAGATCTTCCCGGAGTCAAGGTCCTCAGATCGCTCGAAGACGGTCGCAGAATCAAATCATACATTGACTCACATAATGTCAGGAGTGCCGTCATCATCGGCGGGGGCTACATCGGTCTTGAAATGGTAGAGGCCCTCTGCGAGCGAGGCATGCATGTTCAACTCGTGGAGATTCGAGATTCTTTCCTCCCATGGTTACCGAAAGCAATGGATGATCTGATCCGGACGGAACTGGAAACTCACGAAGTGAAGGTCAAGTTGGAAACGAGCGTGACACGTATTGAAAGTCACCACGATCGTCTTAAGATCTTCTATTCTGACAGTGAGACCGTAGTAGACCTGGTGGTGTTAGCAGTAGGCGTGGTACCGAATTCCGAACTGGCCGCGGATGCAGGCCTGGTTTTGGGGCCCGGGTTTTCCATTGCAGTAGATCGCTATCTGCGGACGAGCGACCCGGATATCTACGCTGTGGGTGACTGCGCGGATGCCTTTCATCAAGTTACCGGGCAGAGAGTATGGATTCCTCTCGCATTGAGAGCGAATAGGGGAGGTTGGGCAGTAGCGGATAACATTACGGGCCGTGCTTCCGACATCCCTGACATCGTCGGAACAGCAGTTTTCAAGGTGCTCGATCTGGAAGTGGCTCGGACCGGTCTGAGTTTTGAGGAAGCGCTGAATGCCGGCTTCGATCCCGTAGAAAACATAATACAATCATCGTCTCGGGCGCACGCTCATCCGGGCGCTACAACGATTCACGTGCATTTGGTCGCTGACAAAAAGACAGGAAGGCTTCTGGGCGCCAGCATGATTGGAAAGGAAGGAGCCGCTCACAGAATAAATGCGCTTGCCGTAGCGCTGCATGCATCAATGACTGTTCGGGAATTCTTTGGCTGCGACCTGGCGTATGCTCCTCCTTTTTCGCCGGTATGGGATCCCATGCTGACTGCAGCAAATCAGTTGCTCAAAAAATTGTGA